ttgatcaaaattttaattaattttaaaatcctaaatagaaggaaaataatataattatgatTTTGTGTaatgtgaaatttatttttaaagggtaaaaaaggcgaacgacactTTGCTAAGGggattcgtgcttttaatatagtatagatagatataaatatagatatatagacaacaacaacaacgatccagtaaaatttcactaatggggtccggggagggtagtgtgtacgcagaccttacccctaccccaaaggagtagagaggttattttcgaaagaccctcggttcaaaaaaataaaaagacaatgacaaaaagacaaaaaggagacaatattagtatcacaacaacaatcataggataaataggaacaccatgaaatccagaagaaagatgcaaagcaaagggagacaatattagtaaatattagtatcaccacaacaatcataagaaaaataggaacaccatgaaatctagaagaaagatgcaaagcaaaagcgatagctagtaaataggacatgcactgaaaagcgaaatagtaagccacaacattgccactagctatcttagacaaaaaccctacatggctagtcccacaatggtacgaagtaaggcacgactcaactacctcctaacctacagccctaatgctcgacctccatatcttcctatcaagtgaCATGTCCTcaaaaatctggagcctcgccatatcctgcctgatcacctctccccaatacttcttaggtcgccctctacctcttctcgtgccttccacaaccagctgctcacacctccgtaccggagcatctgggcttctcctctaaacatgtccgaaccatctaagcctcgcttcccgcatcttgtcatcaatgggagccacatgcaccttctcccggatatcatcattcctaatcttatctatcctagtgtgcccgcacatccaccgcaacatcctcatttctgctactttcatcttctggatatgtgagttcttaacgggccaatactcagccccatacatcgtggccagtctaaccaccgctttataaaacttacttTTGAGTATCAGTgacactctcttgtcacacaggaactccagatgctaacctctacttcatccatcctaccccaatacggtgtgtgacatcctcgtcgatcttccctccccctggataaccgaaccaaggtacttgaagctgcctctactcgggatgacctgcgaatcaagcctcacatccacgccctcttcccctggctcagcgctgaacttacactccaggtattccgtcttcgtcctgctcagcttgaaacccttagactcaagagcatgtctccaaacctccagcctctcgttaacaccggctcgcgactcatcaatcagaactatgtcatcggcgaataacatgcaccatggcacatccccttgaatatggtgtgttaacgcgtccatcaccagtGCGAATAAGAACGGTGATAATGCTTTAGGCCAAGATAATACTTAGGGAAGAGTTCTCAAGTCGTCGTTAGTAGAGATGGCCCAAGAAGCAGCAAAGTCCATGGTCAAAGAGTCGACAAAGCCGTAGTCGAGATGTCAACAAGGGTCGAGGTTTTTGATAGAGTTGTAACGACTAGTTTTCAAGATaagatattaaagaaaatattctagtggatattctcttcacttgtactattagggttttttATTAtcatgtcccatataaatagaaaaaaagacaatgatatgggcatgtgatattcatttgtaaataaCACACTTTCACTAAAAAATTTGTCCCTCTCTTGCTAAAATACAAATACCGCATTTTCACTAGGATTCTTGTCCATACTTTTCCATCATATCCGAGAATAACTCGAATATTCAAGAATTTTTcggtcattcatcattgtcaagAGAAACATCCACATATTTCAATCTTTTATTTGGTAAATCATTCctcttatttacttaaatatattttattattatttattattattgaatgCTACATTATTACTCTTGCTTCCTAGAACAGTCATTTCATGTTGTTGCCATTGTCCGATTGAACCCATCCAATATTTAttgtttctttaaaaattctacctaaaaatattattattggcTAGTATTAACCCTTATTTAcgtaaatttaattatttgaaccaaaatatatattttttggaggTGCAAATAAAATAGGACAAACTGCAAAGGAATGTCATCTGAGAAACTACCAATTCATTCATTATTTCATTTATGACAATCTCCAATCCTCACTCCGAGTCCGACCACTCGTAATTCTTCACTCCTCAAACTTGCAGTTAATCGGTCTCTCTAATCGATGACTATACAGTATACACAACGCTATCAAATTATTGATTCACACAAATCAACCCACGTTTTTAGATAAGTattaattaaaattgataaatatTTCATCTTTCTCTTATGATAGTAGTAATTTCCcctcttttgtttttcaaatttcaCCTTTATACAAAGTCGCTTTAGAAACCAATTTCTTAAAAAACGTGAAATCCGAGTTAAATGTATAaggaaaggaaaatcaactagatAAACAAACAATTATTTTAATGTTTTCAGAAAAGAACAATGGCACTAAAGCAAGAAAAAGACGTCAGCAACTTCTGTTTCCATTTTTTGTCACCCTGTTTAATCAGTTTTGGCTACTTCATCGTTTAATCATTTTGTTCGACAATTTCTCTTATTCTTAGTTTTATCTGCGTACGTTGTGATTCTCCACTCGCTGCGCCGTAAGCTTCGAAAAACTCAAATAAAATGGCGGAGGATGAATCGGAGTCAACACTTGAGCTGCCGGAGTGCCCAGTTTGTCTACAACAATACGGCGACGTTTCAACCGTCCCTCGAGTCCTCGCCTGCGGCCACTCCGCCTGCGGAGACTGCTTGACTCAGCTACAAAACCCCTTTCCTTGTACTATCCGTTGCCCCTCTTGTACTCAGCTCGTGAAACTGCCCAATCCCATTTCATGTCTCCCCAAAAATATCGATCTCTTGCGCTTCTCCACCCCCAACACTTCAAAGACTCCCAATAACCATGCTTCAACCGAAAAATATGATAAAGGTCCTATTTTTATCAAACCCCATTTGTGGTCTCATGAGTTTTACTCAATTTGGAGAACATGGGTTTTACCAGAGGATAGTTTAATCATAGAATCAAATGGTGCTGATGATGATAGTAATGGGACTTGTTTTATTTGTTATGGTAAGATTTTGAAGGTTCTTAAAAATGTTTCTTGTATGGGGTGTGTTTTGAAAGAGAATGAAAAGGTTAGTCTTCTTGAAATTGGATATTTTGATGACTTAAATAACGGTTCTTCTAAAAAGTTTGAATACAGCTATGAAGTGAAAGTTATGAGTGTATTGTATGGATTGAGTGAAGGGGAGAGGAATGAGTTAGAGTCTATTATCAAATCAAGTTTAGGTCTTCATGTAATGTGTAAGGTTTATGGATTTTGGTATACTATGGATAACCATTGTGTGTACATGGTTTCTGAGGCATTTAGTGGGAGTTTGTTAGGGAAGGTGAGTGTGTTAAGGAATGCAATTCCTGAGAAAAATGTTGAGGAAAAGGTCAATGATGAAACTGGGTTAGTGATAGTTGGTTCGGATATTTGTCAAGCGGTGAACGATTTGCATTTGAGAGGATTGCTTCCGGGTTATTTGGGACTTTCTTGTTTTGGTTTTGACAAGTTTGACCGTGTTTATGTTGACATCAGTGAGGTTTTGGCAACGGGAAAGAGAGTTCGCAAGACGCTTACAGAGGTTGTTGTAGGCGAGAAAGGAACTTGTAGTGAACATTTGGTGGTGAAATTGAAAAATAACATAGTAGAGGATTGTGTTTTTGTTAGTCCAGAGGTATTGTTTGAGTTGCTGAAACTGGATGGTATTGTGATAGAATTAGGCAGCTCAAGGCATCGTGTTGGATATGGTTCTGATATTTGGTCATTAGCTTGTGTAATTATTTCACTTCTAGTTGGTAAACCATTCGCTGAAGAGATGCAGAATTATTTGAGTTATCTGTTTACTGCAGTTAGAGATGAAAAAGGTGTTGACTATGTTGGAGGGTACATGGAGTGGAGGCAAAAGATCATGATTCTAATTGAATGCAGAGTGGGGTCAGAATTTATTAATGTGACAGAGATTCTCCTTAAATGCTTGGATTATAATCCAGCAAATAGGCCACTTGCATCTGAACTGTGGAGAACATTAAGAGTTCTTGTGATTAAACCTGAACTTGATGAGGTAATAGACTTAAGGcaggaagaagaaaaggaaaacatgtGTAATTGCCTAATTCTTGGAGACCTTTGTCAGTCAGCCGACAAGATTAGAAACCAATCATCGAGGTGCACCAGTGATACTTGCGTTGTGGAAAATGCAAACCAAGAGGAGGCTGATGGTGTTGAAAAATTAGGGGCTGATAAAGATGTCGTTGAGGGCCTCTCCGGGGGTCAAGTGAAATGTATTGATCTTAAAGGACATCTTAATTGTATCACAGGGTTTAGCAACTGGAGGTGCAAACACTGCCTGTTTCATTTTGAAATCCTAATACTACATAATCTTTCTTGAGAAACTTGAATATTCAATTCAAGTACCTTTTCTTAAATTCTTTTATTACATCGGGGGAAGAGGAAATATTCATCTTCAAGTACTTGATGTGCTTGTTCAAGCTTATATTATGTGTTTTCTTCTTTGCACTTTTATATTAGCTTCTTGGTACTAGTTTTTATGTGTGTTCTCCTTTGCACTGTTCAAAATCTTCGTAACTTGATGattttaatgcttgttttgtgTGGATTTATCTCTGCATAAAGCTTACAGAAAGTTCCACTCCTTTTATAAATTTTTATGTGG
The nucleotide sequence above comes from Nicotiana tabacum cultivar K326 chromosome 12, ASM71507v2, whole genome shotgun sequence. Encoded proteins:
- the LOC142167170 gene encoding E3 ubiquitin-protein ligase KEG-like; the encoded protein is MAEDESESTLELPECPVCLQQYGDVSTVPRVLACGHSACGDCLTQLQNPFPCTIRCPSCTQLVKLPNPISCLPKNIDLLRFSTPNTSKTPNNHASTEKYDKGPIFIKPHLWSHEFYSIWRTWVLPEDSLIIESNGADDDSNGTCFICYGKILKVLKNVSCMGCVLKENEKVSLLEIGYFDDLNNGSSKKFEYSYEVKVMSVLYGLSEGERNELESIIKSSLGLHVMCKVYGFWYTMDNHCVYMVSEAFSGSLLGKVSVLRNAIPEKNVEEKVNDETGLVIVGSDICQAVNDLHLRGLLPGYLGLSCFGFDKFDRVYVDISEVLATGKRVRKTLTEVVVGEKGTCSEHLVVKLKNNIVEDCVFVSPEVLFELLKLDGIVIELGSSRHRVGYGSDIWSLACVIISLLVGKPFAEEMQNYLSYLFTAVRDEKGVDYVGGYMEWRQKIMILIECRVGSEFINVTEILLKCLDYNPANRPLASELWRTLRVLVIKPELDEVIDLRQEEEKENMCNCLILGDLCQSADKIRNQSSRCTSDTCVVENANQEEADGVEKLGADKDVVEGLSGGQVKCIDLKGHLNCITGFSNWRCKHCLFHFEILILHNLS